One genomic region from Prionailurus bengalensis isolate Pbe53 chromosome C1, Fcat_Pben_1.1_paternal_pri, whole genome shotgun sequence encodes:
- the MRTO4 gene encoding mRNA turnover protein 4 homolog — translation MPKSKRDKKVSLTKTAKKGLELKQNLIEELRKCVDTYKYLFIFSVANMRNSKLKDIRNAWKHSRMFFGKNKVMMVALGRSPADEYKDNLHQVSKKLRGEVGLLFTNRTKEEVNEWFTKYTEMDFARAGNKATFTVTLDPGPLEQFPHSMEPQLRQLGLPTALKRGVVTLLSDYEVCKEGDVLTPEQARVLKLFGYEMAEFKVTIKYMWDAQSGSFQPMGEDLPESAPESAEESEGEDD, via the exons ATGCCCAAATCCAAGCGCGACAAGAAAG tttccttaACCAAAACTGCCAAGAAAGGCTTAGAACTGAAACAGAACCTGATAGAAGAG CTTCGGAAATGTGTGGACACATACAAGTACCTTTTCATCTTCTCCGTGGCCAACATGAGGAACAGCAAGCTGAAGGACATCCGGAACGCCTGGAAGCACAGCCG GATGTTCTTTGGCAAAAACAAAGTGATGATGGTGGCCTTGGGTCGGAGCCCAGCTGACGAGTACAAGGACAACCTGCATCAG GTCAGCAAGAAGTTGAGGGGTGAGGTCGGTCTCCTTTTCACCAACCGCACCAAGGAGGAAGTGAATGA GTggttcacaaaatacacagaaatggaCTTCGCTCGAGCTGGAAACAAAGCAACTTTCACCGTGACCCTGGACCCGGGCCCCCTGGAGCAGTTCCCCCACTCCATGGAGCCACAGCTGAGGCAGCTGGGCCTGCCCACTGCCCTCAAGAGAG GTGTGGTGACCCTGCTGTCTGACTACGAGGTGTGCAAGGAGGGCGACGTGCTGACCCCAGAGCAGGCCCGCGTGCTG aagctttttgggTATGAGATGGCTGAATTCAAGGTCACCATCAAATACATGTGGGACGCACAGTCTGGAAGCTTCCAGCCGATGGGAGAGGACTTGCCTGAGAGTGCGCCCGAGTCAGCAGAAGAATCAGAGGGTGAAGACGACTGA